The genomic window AAGCTGCACACAAAAAATACTACATACTGTAGTAAAGAGTGGGCATTATTTGCCAAGTTATTAAGGATTCTAAACTGATAAGAGTGATGCACCAAAAATGTGATGCTATTATTTCAGCAAAATAATGAAGTATTAGTTCCACGCATATGTTTGAATAAAGACGTATTGTGTCACTGTCTATATCCCATATATGATTCATTGAGTCTGTTGTTGACAGGGACAGCAAGAGCCTGGCAGCTGGGGGCCGGTCCAACCTTCTGCACCTGTGGTGTTTGGACAGCAAGAAACTGGTCAAGGTGATCCAGATGCCCACTCAAGTTCGGTTTGTCAGGCAGCTGGAGTTTCTTCCCGACAGCTTGGATGGAAAATCCAGTCAGGTACACTTGCTGTGGTTTTTCCCACCAATACCGCTTATAGTATTCAAATATTTGATTTCTTCACAGACATTGGGTGTGTTAGGGCAAGATGGAATTATGCGTTTTATTAACATTCACACCTCCAAGCTGCTCTTCCACATCGGGTCCCACAATAATGGCATCAACGCAGTGACCATCAGCCCTACTGGCCGTCatgtggtggccatctttgaTGACGGCAGCATCAGCATCTATAGTGCTCAGAGTCTCATGGAGGATTTAAACGTAACCCGCATctgataaataaatatttggctTGAAATCAGCGATTGCAGCTTATAACCTACTCTCCTCCACAGCATCTTCTTCCACTACTTGCGGTAGTCTCTGATAGTCCAGCAAGCCAGGCACCATCAAATCTCAAGGTCAAATCTGATACGATACAAAAACCAGCCAATCACACAGCTAGGTCGAAACAGCGGAAGATCCGTGCGCTTGCTGCTGGGTCTGCAATAGAAGATAAAGAGGTAAGACATACAGACAAGAACAATATTTTTCACTtgctacacaaaaaaaacactaaactgTCCTGAGAGTTTTCTTTCCCAAGTTTTGAAAACTATAAGTCATAAAGATGGCCTGACTGGATGAAATTGTTGACGAATCTACGGAGAACAACAACCTCGTTCTTGTTTAGCTGCAAATTGGGAACTGATTTTCTTCTCTGGTTATAATGGATCTGGTGTCTCAATTTTTATCGATGTGAGATTTTGATGTAATAAATGGGTTGTCTTTCTATTTGACTAGAACCAACTCTACGGTGGTCTGAACAAGACGCGGCTGGTGGGTCTTCTGAAAGCATTTGGGGAATATCCTGCTAAATACCGGTACTGTCATTCTCTCCTCAGTTTGGAGTTTGAGCATCTTTTTGTGATCTAGAATattttgcaaccttttaggATGTTTGTGTGGCGGTCCTTGTTGTGCCTTCCTGAGAACTACATAGCATataacagtttgactgaaaaagGAGTCCACGCAGCTTATCTCAGCCTCCATGACAAGTATCCCATCAAAAGTCCAAAACTTCAGAGAGGGCTGCAGAGGTGTGCATCCTTCTACTTGACATGCTCTATTTAAACATGCACAAGGTTCTCACGGCAATATTTTGTCTGAATCCTCACACAGGGTTTTATCTGCACTGTCTCATTGGTCTTCCATCTTTGGAGAGGCAGAGTATCTCCCGCTATTAGCCTTTCCATTTGTCAAGTTGTTCCAGAACAACCCTTTGCTGTGTTTTGAAGTGGTGGCCACTGTCTTAGGTACATCTTGACCACCACGGCATTTGTCACACGCTATCCAAGATTTTAGCTGATTAGGTTGTGCTGTGTCGCAGTGAGCTGGTGTCAACACTGGTTTGAATACTTCCCCAACCCTCCTTTAAACATCCTCAACATGGTCGAGAACCTTCTGGCGCATCATGACAAGGAGCTTCTGCAACACCTGGTGGACTGTGGGATCACCTCTCAGGTATTCCCACGCGATGACACACTTTGTCAGAAAAGCGCACGTGTGCTATTTCTAAATGAACCGTGTGTATTTGTGGTAGCTCTACGTGTGGCCCCTCTTGGAGACGTTATTTTCAGAGGTTTTGACTCGTGACGAATGGCTGCGACTCTTCGACAACGTCTTTTCCAATCATCCGTCCTTCCTGCTGATGGCCTGCTTGGCCTACCTGATGTCCTGTCGGGAGCCCCTCTTGCTCTGCTCGCAGAAACGGGACTTTGAGGTAAGCACTCACTTTCtctatatgtgtatatatgtacaaAGTAAATTAAATCAActaaatgaaaaatgttttcttccccccccccacatataTCAGTATTTTTTCCACCATCGGAACAACTTGGACACGGAAGCCATGATCAAAGACACCTACCGGCTGATGAATAACACACCGGCTGACGTTCATCCGAGGAGGATGCTCTCGGAGTTCTCGCCGCTGACGAAAGGCTCTTACCCTGTGTTTAACCACTACCCGGAGTTCATAGTGGAATATCAGAAccgggagaggaaaaaaatgcgGCAGCAAGAGCTGGAATACCTCCAGGAGAGGTGACAATGCACTTTAGAAAAATCATTTTTAGAagatgaagggaaaaaaaatgtaaaagtgtgCACACTTGGTCTCATTAGGCAGGAGATAATGTTGCAGCGTACAGATTTGGTACGGCGCCAAGCTGAAGAGGATACCTATTATGTGCAACAGGTAGAGCTTTTGAGAGGAATCGTGTTagggaaaaaaatgcactttttaAAACGTTTTGGACTCAACTCCTTTGACTTCACAGGAGTTGCTGCAAAAGGCTGAAGAGCAGCGCAAAATTATCCTGGCACAAGCGGAAGAGAAACTCTTACAGCAAAGGAAAAAGTAAGTATATTTGGATTTAGTAGTTAGAAAAATTGGTATTAAACTGTCCTGGTCCTGTCACAGTTTGGCAGCCATAAAGAGAGACCTGAAGGCGAAGGAGTTACAGCTTCTCGATGCAAATAGAAATCGTCTTTTCAAACACCAGCAGGACCTCCAACTCTCACAATTACACAGATTGGACCAGGAGATCCTAAGAAAAGTAAGAAGGATTATGCATTATGCTGGGACGAGGTTTAAAAATTCAGTTGTTCTACTTTTGTTTGAACCATACATTGGCACAAACCACTGGCAAACGACAAGCGGATTGCTCTGTTCAGAAAGTCCAAACATGGGCGTGGTTCACGAGCCCCTTAAATGAGGCACTTTGTCTCATTTAAGAGGTCAAATGACTATTTGCTACTAACGACTTATTGTAACTGTTTGGCTGCAGATGGCGCTCCATGAGGAGGAAACATCCGCAGCGTTCCAGGCTCTGGATCTCAGGCAGATGGAGTTGGAGGTGGAGCGGAAGCAGCTTCAACAGGTGACACCTTTCTTCTTTCCTTCTCGTTCACCTTCTCTGCTCTCTTTTCCTGCTCCCCTCTTGCCGTTGTGAACAATGCTAGAGAGGACTAGCGTAGACTCCCCATTTATCTCCTCCATCTCTGTTCGGATTTGCTCTATATTTACTTAGCACGTTGTCATCCATCCTTAGTATTCAAAGGAAATACGTAGTTTTGAATCCAATGCCACTGGTAGCCATGTCATCATCCTCTTCTTTTTGTCAGCAACTGTGCAAGGAGCAGCTTCGCATCGAACGACAGGTTGCCGACATGAGGATGAAAAGCACAGAGGGAGAGAAGGTAAGGTCAGAAATATGCAATAGTATCTGGAAGGTAGGGAGATAAAAGCTGCGTGAATGATGTCATAAGCCAGATAAGGACTTAACAACCGCGAGGGGCCCCTCAAGAGCAATCAAGTCAGGAGAGAGTTTCACTTGCATGTACAGGAACTGGAAGACTTCCCGGCAGAGTCGCGTAACCCTGGCTCCGATCACAACTGGCAACAGGACGCTGAGTGCCAACAATACGACAATGGGGAGCTGGAGAAGAAAAGGCGAACATTAGCGGAAGGTGACCGGCTGACGCGCACCATGAGTGATGTTGCTGGAAAGGAGGTGAGAACAACAAAGAAATGAAGGGACAAAACGCAGaaacaatttaaatgaattGATTTAGTACTGAAAAATGGGCATTATCCGTGTGTGGCTTCCAGTGGGATGAAGTGGTGAGTCAGCGAAGGCGCTTAGCGGAGCGACAGCGATCCAGGCCTGCAGCGGACACAAGTAACTTCACTCGTACACAATCACACTTACATTATGATTATGAAGATAACTAATAATACAACTGGTGAAAGAGTCCTCAACAAAAATGATAATAACCCTAGAAAAGAAAATTATTTCACATGAACCACAGAAAGTGAAGATGGGAGCTCAATCGGTGGATGTTAGCATATTTTCAATCATGTGTTTCCAGGTTCTCCAAGACAGAGTTCCAACACCCCTTACGTCAGGACGGCCACCACTAAGCCAGCTACACCGAAGCAGGGTGGAAGCAACGGCATGGTGTGCTTGAACAGCTGCTCCCCCTCGGAAAGCACCGCCACCGTCTGTGAGTCTACACGGGCAACGTCATGACCCGTTTACAGAGCATTAAAATCGGTCATTTCATGGCTCAAACATATTGTTCTCACTCTGCTATCTGCCAGTGTCACTGGACAGAGGCCGGACACATTTGGACAGCAAAGAGAGGCAACTGATGAAGCAAATCAAATGTCTGAGAGAGAAGCTTGTGGCCAGAGCCCAAGAAGACAACGGTGCCTCCTCACAGTCCctctacacacactgactgACTACTCCACTGACCACCAGCTCTTACTTAACTCTTATTGACACTCTGGAACCTATCTTTGTTGACATTATTTAACATCCATGGCTATCTTTTTACGTTGAAAACTCATGCATGCTTATTGTATCATGTTGATTAGACATTTTAAAGGCTGTTTTACATAGTTTTATTTTCACTATTTTTACTTTCACACATTTCAACTGTACAAACTTTCAATACATGGCCACTTTCAATAAGAAAGGCAGCTTGTGATAAGATCTTTAACCTGTTGCAAATGACTGTTTTGGAATGGGGTTCAATATTGCTAACTAATGCCATGAGGGGTGGTATGGAAAACACATTCTGATGCTTTTTAATGTCATTTCAGgattaaaaagtttaaaaaaataaaaagtttgttAATTGATGACACTTCATATGAGGTCACACATTACTTTTAGGCAATAACCTACTACATTTTAGTACAAAAGCATCCTGTGTATCTTTTGTTAACAGGTTGTCAAAAAGGTAAACTTcactgtcatttttattttctctgttttgttttggccaCCGTGACTGcttgcatgcatacatacatacatacatacatacatacatacatacatacatacatacatacatacatacatacatacatacatacatacatacatacatacatacatacatacatacatacatacatacatacatacatacatacatacatacatacatacatacatacatatacatacatatacatacataagttaggatagtcacggtggggagggggggcgcgaatagttttcttcttgctaggggggggcgtaacagaaaataattgagaagcactgggttaaataaaggttaacccagtgcttctcaaatagtggggcgcgccccccttggggggcgcggtgctattcctgggggggcgcgtgtgaccctggggaacaggctttttttttggcagtactagaataaagtgtaattgcgcgtttactacagcagggggcagtggcgctctcattgttacttctgtcacgtttgcgacagtgcaacattttacgacttacaagacaagttaggatagtcacggtggggaggggggggcgcgaatagttttcttcttgctagggggggcgtaacagaaaataattgagaagcactgggttaacctaaaaaaaaaaaaaaaaaaaaaaaaaaaagtgaaccctgaactttgaacccgcggtgaccccgcggtgacccgcggtgacccgcggtgaccccgcggtgaccccgtggtgacccctgggtgacctttgaaccctgaactttcaactctagttaaaaatcgaaaatgtgcacatgaccccgtgaactttgaaccgacctttgacccctgggtgaactttgaaccgtaaactttgacctttgacccctagctaattacgttttttttttttttttttttaaaccggcatagcagaacgatccatggtcttcagatgccgcgctgtcgccatctcctggtcagttagtgaaatgcttttgctgatgtttttatttctctcaattaaaacaaatcaattagccagttggttttctttatttaatatctattatcagacaaaaccaaattgtgaatcagtcacctaggctatagcagaacaaacaatccatggtcttcagatgccacgctgtcgccatctcctggtcagctagtgaaatgcttttgctgtttttttccctctcaattaaaacaaatcaatcagccagttggttttctatatttaatatctgatatcagacaaaaccaaattgtgaatcagtcacctaggctatagcagaacaaacaatccatggtcttcagatgccacgctgtcgccatctcctggtcagctagtgaaatgcttttgctgttttttttccctctcaattaaaacaaatcaatcagccagttggttttctttatttaatctctgatatcagacaaaaacaaattgtgaatcagtcacctaggccagtgcttctcaaatagtgaggcgcgccccccttggatTACCAAAAGAGAAGCATGATCTCCCCactgttgcataacggcgcatcctgtcttgcaataaagttagccagTAGCTTGGAGAAAAACCTTCAGGTTGCATATTGGGTTAAATATCTCATCAGCACAAACTGACGTCACATCATACGTGCGTAAAGAAATAGTTGAACTAGCACTTAAAACTATTCAACTTAAAATGGGCATTTATCGAGATCATTTGGTTCATAaatataatgaaataataatgaaacCTAACGACAGATTTCCGCTAGATGGCGACAGAGTAATACTTTTTTGTTTCTAAGCACACAAACAGTGAATAGACTTATATTTCAGCAAATAACAAGATGATAAACTGCATCtctcttttactttttttatttttatattacgTGTTAGACAAGGGGAACATCCAAGACAGTCAGGATACATCTCTTGAGGAAAGAGTTCAACCCCTCTCAGGATGGCTTTTGAACTAACAAATCCTGGTGATAGAATTGTGTACCATCACCATTGTGATCATCCTCACCTCATCAGTGTCTCCATCCCTCCTCCAATGTCACACTTTCTATCCCCCTGGCATGTCCTGGCTGCATGCGGATGTTTAATTTAGCTGAACTGAGCACTCGTTTGAGTGAGAGAGGATGAAAGCGAGGCTGTGTTTTTCTAAATAAATTAAGTGAATAAGAGGGAATACGTGTGCTTCTAAATTTACAAACGTGGTTGTTTTGCATAATGATACACACTATTAAGGCAGGGATGGCGCCATGtagttgtttaaaaataaattcaggAAGTAAACATCACAGGATTTCTTGAAAATGCTGCTAAATCACCAGTGTTTTCCATAAAAAAATTAGGGTTAGCTACTCCCATAGTAAAAATatttatgataaaaaaaagtgaatagtTGAGTACACAATTCTGTAATCGTTCACCAGAGCACATTTTTATGGGTTGCGTTTACCAATGACAATCCTACTCGATTGCGTGCATTGAATTTGATGTCTTTATTGAGAAGTGTCATTGGCTCAACCCGACACACAAACGCGCATTCACACGTGCattcacacacggacacacgcaAGCATacatacaatcaatcaatcaatcaatcaatcccttTCGAGTGCGCTCTATGGACGCGTGCCGTCACAGGAAGTGACGTGTGCGACTCAAGTGCGAGGTGCTCGTGCTGCTTTGGCAAGGCCGTCTTTCCTGCGTGCCTTACCTTcggtatttaattttttattttctcaacaAGTGGCCGCATCGCAATCCTGCCGACGCAGCGACCATTGGTCCCTCCCGTGGGTCGTTCGTCTTCACACGCCAAAGAAAGAAGTCCTTGTCCTCTGCGGGTGGCCATTTTAGGCCCGCCTGTCTGCGTGAGCCttcgtctcttcctttggccgcTTTCGGGCTGCTCCTTAGCGTCTTTTGCGGGCGTCAAGCATATTAGACGGTGTTGCGCGGCGTGCCGTTGAGCGCCATGGCCTTGCCGCGCGCCGGCGAGCCCATGGGCAGCGTCCCGAGCGGGCGCTGTGCCGACACGCCCACCTCGAATACTTCGTGGATGGCCTTGCGGAAACAGTGGAAGTTGTAGTCGATCAAGCCTGACGAGAGAAAAGCGAAAGAGACACAAAACTGGATTCAAATTAGAACATTGAGTTCATTTAATAGTGTTCGATTGAGAGCAGTTTAGAGCACTCAGAGGTCCGCCATTGGTCTTATTACTCAACGCGGGAGGTCTTTTACCTTTGCGCTCGAAGCTTTCTTCCCTCAGGATGCATACGAGCGCCAAGAACTtggtgacctccttcaggtagAGCACAGTGGTGTTGTTGAGCTTGATGATGGCCATGGACTCCTTGTcgtaagcgctgccgctgccatCCTCTCTCAGACTGTACCGTcgtcgggggaaaaaaaaaaaaaaggctatcaATATTGGATTGCTTTGAAGGCCTGACGCAAAAATCTGGCTCACCCGTAGATGCAGGAAACGTCAATGACCACGTCAATCATGTCACAGCACAGCTCGTACGACTGCATGTCCACGGGGGAGCTGTCGGTGGCGATGTAGATCTTGCTCACCACGTCGAACAGGAAGGCCTTCTCGATCCCGGAATTCTGCAAGGCAAGGAAAACGGCAATTTCCAGCGAAGCAGCGACAAAGGGCAAGCGACATAGCAAACATGTTCTCACGGAAATGAAGATGTTGAGAAGGTTCTCCAGCGTGGGCAGCTGCGGGATGAGCTTCTGCACCACCTTGCTGAAGGCCTCAAAGATGGAGTGGTCGTAGATGCTCGTCAAGTAGAAGCTAAGCCACGGAAAAGGGGTTGACTGTGAATACGTGGCGCTAAAAGATCACTCCTGGCATCGACTTGTTTTCCATTCGAAGGAACAAGTGGTATGTCGCAGAGACGTGTCATATTACAGCACACTGGGTGACATCGTGTCAGTTTGTGCTAGCATGTTTGGGCTAGGATGTTAGCTAACACTACTGATAACGTGAAGGTGGTTGCTTTCTGTTGAATGATTCAACTCCAAACTAGTTGATGATGCAAGGTATTGGTGCTTTATGGTCCTCTGATttactttgctgccatcttgtggcagctAGATGTCACTACAATCCCTCTTTGGGGTATAGATTGTATAGCTGTTTAGTTTTCTTTTTGAGATATAATTCCATCTTTATTTGTCTAGCAATAAAGGCGGCGTACCTGAGATGAAGCTTCTCCAGGCTGGCGTCGGCCAGGTCGTCATTGGCCCTCTGGTGAATGTCCCGCTGGGTCTCGATCTTGTGGTCGTCCGAGAGGCCGTCCACCTTGTGGATGAACACCTCGAAGTTGATCTCCGGGTTGACCCGGTACGCCCGCGACACGGTCAGGTGGAGTCGCCCCAGGGCCTCCACGTAGTCATCCTATGCATATGAGCAATCCTACACTTTCAGACATGGTCTCCGAGGTGTTCCTGATGAGCACAATGCCTCGTGCTTCACCTGAGCGTCGATGACAAATATGAGGGCTCCGGTTCCCCTGAAGATCATTTCGTAGTCAAAGGTGGGGTCGAAGAAGTCCACTTGGCCCGGGAAGTCCCAGATCTGGAAGTTGACAAAGGAGCTGCTGGAGATGTCGTCCTTGTAGATTTTATTGGTGCTCTCCAGGAATAATGTCTCGTTAGGCGACATTTTGTGGAACACCACCTGGAAAATACAACAGTTGACCTTTCTTTACATTCTGCCTCAGAATTTGAAAGCTTCACTTTGAAACCTTAAGGCAAGAGTGCAGGTCAAACAACATTAAGTGAGCCCACTATCAGCACTGTCATCCCACATCcagaagaacaaaacaaaagaaaatgttggcaGCGCTGCGTGAGCTCTTCAAGTCACAGGGGCGGTGAAGCAGCAAAAAGCCACATCACATGTTTGCTGGGCCTACTCAAAGCTGATTAGCGCAAAGAAATTGCACGCTGAATTTGACCACCAATATGGAAATTCAACAAGCCACATTCATTTGTTATTCAAAGACACTTCAGTCAAGTCACGAATGCGACAGATAAAggccattaaaaaataaaaaattcaaacacaatTCCTGGAATAGTGGCAGTGGCCCAATTATTTACTGGATGGGATTTAAAAACATTGTCCTAACTAACCAAACTACAACCTTTCTTCAAAATAGCAGATGTGCATCAAACAAGCGATAAGTGAAATTAGCACATCGTCTAAAAAGTAAGAGTCAGCTCTTTTGGAGATTTGTTGCCACAATAAATCGCCAGGTACCTCTGCTTTAATAATATCTAGTTACATTTAACTTtcaagtaaatttgcattttatcattgaagtttttttttttttccaaactattagggactttttttttaattacagtgtaTTTTAGCACTTTTAAAGTTCAAACTATGCAGCGTGTTAGAATGGCTTACAATAACGAGCTTGTTTCTGATGAACCCTTGGGCCTACTACactactgtattgtattgtattttaatgTCACTCATGGTGGCAACATTTGAAAAGCAAATTAGGATTGTCAAAACTACCTGAACCACTAGCTTACGGGAAAGGGGAGGTGGTTGTTTTGCTGTGGCCCGCGGGGACACTGTTAGATACCATTTAAAAAGTCACAGGACGTTATGTCCACATAATCAGGGAGATCCATTAGGAGTCTCTGGAAGACTAGTTAATAATTCACAGGCTCACTTTCGACTAGGAGACAATTATTTAGCTTAGCATTTGGGGCTAGTTGCTAATAGTACTGTACTTTAGTTACTGCATGTGATACTTGTAGCTGCATGTTATCACGAAGCTAGCTGTGGGCTAACACACCTTCTGTATGGATGACTTGCCACTTCTCCTCAGCCCCATGAGCAGGATTCTGGGCTTGCTGTCGGACGGCGCCGGGTCCTCGATGTCCGCCTCTTCGTCCCCGTAGCCGAAGTCTTTAGGGAACGAGTCGGCCACCCCGTAGCTACCCGCAAGCTGCTCCACCTCGTATTGGATCGACATTTTGGGCCAAAAGCGACAGTCGCCTTATCCCTCGGGTGGTATCCCACTGATATCAccgcctccgcctcctcctcccggGCCACGCGCCAACCTTCACTTGTCGACCACCACGCCGTGATTTTACCCACGGGATTCTCCTCGTGTAGCCGCAAAAAAGTGCGACTACTGTGCCGTTAATGCTCCATTTGACTGTCGGACACACTGCTCGGACCCACACGTTTCCTTCGGATTTCTTCGCTCTTGAACAAAATAATGCATTTCATCCCGCCCTCCTTAATTCTGATTGGATGATCGACCACGGATTCGAAATGCGATTGGTCCAGAGTACTTGTCATTTGAAGAAGTACTCGTCGCTGTCACCTGACTTGTTTCGTGACCTGGCAAGCAAACCTCAAAAGAAGTATTCTTCCACACTTGTTGTCATCTTCTTACCTTGAAGAATATTCACCATTTCATCATTATTTAATAAACATGGAACAATTATGTTCTGATACAAAACAGACCCTAAAATAGTAGGCAATGTTGAGTGGCATCGACAGATGACAACACGGGAGACGTTCCATGACTCTCAAAAATATCGgaaataaaaacttttttttttaccagcaaAGAAAAAGTTGAGTAAATTCACAATATAAAATACAATGCAATACAAAATATcctcaaattaaaaacatttggcAGCACATATGGTGTTTCTATGATCATCAGCTTTTCCAAACAATAATTGAGACAATACAGCGATTTTAAACGACTGGAATCCTGACAGACTAGTAGCGTAAAACGTCAGTCCCGGACGTTACTGATTGTGTTGACATTGTTCGTTTTATAACCACATAATCATACAGACTTAAAACAACGCACGCCGCCGTCATTTATACTGATGATCAAGCAAAATATTGTGACGACACAACAGCGTTTCAAAGTGAGAATCAAGTCGAACATCAGGGACGTCCTGAACACGACACTACACGAATTTAGAAACATAGGTAGGATTATACTTAGAGGTTTTTGTCACCATAATAATATATAGAAAAAGAcactacaaacaaacaaaaaaggaaacaaattaGGAAATtgaattaatatattttttaaaaattctattTCCGGTGTGTGTCGGAGGTTGTCGTGGCTGACTCCAAACCAGCGGCGAAGAGCTTCGTTACCaagcaagacaaaaacaaaacaccaaaaacaccgtatttgtatttatagCGTTCGACAATCTTTTTGTCAACATGTCGCATTATAAGGTAAGcttaatttgttttattcaaacagTTGTCAAGGACTTATTTTTCATAAGTACCCTCGCATCGTACGGGTTAATGTTTGCAATTAAGAGTTTGTCGCGCACCTGCACTTGTTGCAAAAATGTTATTACGTTCGTTTGACCGCAAAAAGACACAAACATTTGTTAAATTTATGTGATATTTCAATTTTGTTAAGTAAAGTAAAGTTATGGGGAAACGCGCGTCTGTTTCGTTTTCGCTGAAATGTATGCATTCAATTGAAAAACCAACTATTTCTGCAGGCTCCAGACCACAAGAGAGAGCAATTTCGGAGGTATTTGGAGAAAGCTGGTGTTGTTGACAGTTTGACCAGTGGTAAGATAACTATAATTGATAACAcaaaattaattattttaatggctttggaaaaataaaaaacatgattCAATAAAATTGTACAAGTAGTCCTTACTGGCCAATATGTATAATGAAGAAAATCAACAGCCACTATGAGGAATGGTGCATATGTTGTCCACATTTTAATTAACACGTTTGTGTCTCTATTTCAGTTTTAGTAGCGCTGTATGAGCAACCAGATAAGCCTAACAACGCTCTGGAGTATCctcatttctaaaataaattaaatatccTTGTTCAGAATAAAGTTACATGCCTTAAACCCAAACTGTCCAGATTTGTCAAGCAGCATCTTGGCACACCCGGCCTTACAGAATCTGACACGGAGGCTCTGCAGCAGGAAGTGGTGGACCTGAGGCAAAGGTGTGCCCGTCTGGAGGAAGAGAACCTCGACCTCAAAGCCAGAGTGAGTGTCACCATTTGACCGGtcttcgttttttttccccctcctttcaaaa from Syngnathus typhle isolate RoL2023-S1 ecotype Sweden linkage group LG10, RoL_Styp_1.0, whole genome shotgun sequence includes these protein-coding regions:
- the tbc1d31 gene encoding TBC1 domain family member 31, with protein sequence MNVTDIGNKEEGKLNYRKPASGKGVLLKVVRTAQQVKVRFLHAAFNTTGESFLAGDHHGNIYSIDISKYRFRLVQKTGQACTALALGSNQSREYLVALVDNTIKCFDQDTKEMVSCMRGHEGAVTSISIHSSGRYAITTSSDTAQLWDLDTFQRKRKLNVNQSIGIQKVFFLPLSNTILSCFSDNSIFAWESKTLVCKYQLPVPDHRARHTYKTFAVTQDSKSLAAGGRSNLLHLWCLDSKKLVKVIQMPTQVRFVRQLEFLPDSLDGKSSQTLGVLGQDGIMRFINIHTSKLLFHIGSHNNGINAVTISPTGRHVVAIFDDGSISIYSAQSLMEDLNHLLPLLAVVSDSPASQAPSNLKVKSDTIQKPANHTARSKQRKIRALAAGSAIEDKENQLYGGLNKTRLVGLLKAFGEYPAKYRMFVWRSLLCLPENYIAYNSLTEKGVHAAYLSLHDKYPIKSPKLQRGLQRVLSALSHWSSIFGEAEYLPLLAFPFVKLFQNNPLLCFEVVATVLVSWCQHWFEYFPNPPLNILNMVENLLAHHDKELLQHLVDCGITSQLYVWPLLETLFSEVLTRDEWLRLFDNVFSNHPSFLLMACLAYLMSCREPLLLCSQKRDFEYFFHHRNNLDTEAMIKDTYRLMNNTPADVHPRRMLSEFSPLTKGSYPVFNHYPEFIVEYQNRERKKMRQQELEYLQERQEIMLQRTDLVRRQAEEDTYYVQQELLQKAEEQRKIILAQAEEKLLQQRKNLAAIKRDLKAKELQLLDANRNRLFKHQQDLQLSQLHRLDQEILRKMALHEEETSAAFQALDLRQMELEVERKQLQQQLCKEQLRIERQVADMRMKSTEGEKELEDFPAESRNPGSDHNWQQDAECQQYDNGELEKKRRTLAEGDRLTRTMSDVAGKEWDEVVSQRRRLAERQRSRPAADTSSPRQSSNTPYVRTATTKPATPKQGGSNGMVCLNSCSPSESTATVLSLDRGRTHLDSKERQLMKQIKCLREKLVARAQEDNGASSQSLYTH
- the rragca gene encoding ras-related GTP binding Ca produces the protein MSIQYEVEQLAGSYGVADSFPKDFGYGDEEADIEDPAPSDSKPRILLMGLRRSGKSSIQKVVFHKMSPNETLFLESTNKIYKDDISSSSFVNFQIWDFPGQVDFFDPTFDYEMIFRGTGALIFVIDAQDDYVEALGRLHLTVSRAYRVNPEINFEVFIHKVDGLSDDHKIETQRDIHQRANDDLADASLEKLHLSFYLTSIYDHSIFEAFSKVVQKLIPQLPTLENLLNIFISNSGIEKAFLFDVVSKIYIATDSSPVDMQSYELCCDMIDVVIDVSCIYGLREDGSGSAYDKESMAIIKLNNTTVLYLKEVTKFLALVCILREESFERKGLIDYNFHCFRKAIHEVFEVGVSAQRPLGTLPMGSPARGKAMALNGTPRNTV
- the LOC133161543 gene encoding c-Myc-binding protein-like — its product is MSHYKAPDHKREQFRRYLEKAGVVDSLTSVLVALYEQPDKPNNALEFVKQHLGTPGLTESDTEALQQEVVDLRQRCARLEEENLDLKARLEIHEPPPEEPAVAE